In Macrotis lagotis isolate mMagLag1 chromosome 8, bilby.v1.9.chrom.fasta, whole genome shotgun sequence, a single genomic region encodes these proteins:
- the PPP4R2 gene encoding serine/threonine-protein phosphatase 4 regulatory subunit 2 isoform X2, giving the protein MDDFRTSAPEPRGPPNPNVEYIPFDEMKERILKIVTGFNGIPFTIQRLCELLTDPRRNYTGTDKFLRGVEKNVMVVSCVYPSSEKNSSNSLNRMNGVMFPGNSPSYTDRSNINGPGTPRPVNRPKVSLSAPMTTNGLPENTEGKESNLQLTEEKTHSDSSTSESEGTQVNPVKNKHSDEDPVEAEGHEVKRLKFDTEGEDRDPASQSSPGEMSSPVEEETGMPSAAQDKDRGNNSARQRCSEEEEEEEEEEEEEEEEEESFVTSQTITPERKDQEKETDEALTVSEETSEESNQMEESVPSQEDKDLRSEDSENTRPVSSGAACSEPEELGTYASESREIPSESPMENSDEATDVAEEPMEQD; this is encoded by the exons ATGGATGATTTCAGAACATCAGCTCCTGAACCAAGAGGTCCTCCTAATCCTAATGTTGAATATATTCCCTTTgatgaaatgaaggaaagaattctgaaaattgtCACTGGATTCAATGg TATTCCCTTTACTATTCAGCGACTTTGTGAATTGCTAACAGATCCAAGGAGGAACTATACTGGAACAGACAAATTTCTCAGAGGAGTAGAAAAG AATGTGATGGTTGTTAGCTGTGTATACCCATCTTCAGA GAAAAACAGTTCTAACAGCTTAAATCGGATGAATGGTGTTATGTTTCCTGGAAACTCACCAAGTTACACCGACAG GTCTAACATTAATGGTCCTGGAACTCCCAGACCAGTAAACCGACCAAAGGTTTCTTTGTCAGCCCCTATGACAACAAATGGTTTGCCTGAGAACACAGAAGGTAAAGAGTCAAATTTGCAACTTACTGAGGAGAAAACCCACAG TGATTCATCAACATCTGAATCAGAAGGTACCCAAGTGAATCCTGTCAAAAATAAACACTCTGATGAAGACCCTGTGGAAGCTGAGGGACATGAGGTAAAAAGACTCAAATTTGACACAGAAGGTGAAGACAGAGACCCAGCCAGCCAGAGTTCTCCTGGTGAGATGTCTTCAcctgtggaagaagaaacaggaaTGCCATCTGCAGCTCAGGATAAAGACAGAGGAAACAACTCTGCCAGACAGCGTTGttcagaagaggaagaggaggaggaggaggaagaagaggaggaggaggaagaggaag AATCTTTTGTGACCTCACAAACAATTACtccagaaagaaaagatcaagaaaaagagaCTGACGAGGCCTTGACTGTGAGTGAAGAGACTTCTGAGGAGAGTAATCAAATGGAGGAATCTGTTCCATCTCAGGAAGACAAAGATTTGCGTTCTGAAGACAGTGAAAATACCAGACCTGTAAGTAGTGGTGCTGCTTGCAGTGAACCCGAAGAATTAGGAACCTATGCCAGCGAAAGTCGAGAAATTCCATCCGAATCCCCAATGGAAAACAGTGATGAGGCCACAGACGTTGCAGAAGAACCTATGGAGCAGGACTAA
- the PPP4R2 gene encoding serine/threonine-protein phosphatase 4 regulatory subunit 2 isoform X1: MDVERLQEALRDFDKRGKKEACPVLDQFLCHVAKTGETMIQWSQFKGYFIFKLEKVMDDFRTSAPEPRGPPNPNVEYIPFDEMKERILKIVTGFNGIPFTIQRLCELLTDPRRNYTGTDKFLRGVEKNVMVVSCVYPSSEKNSSNSLNRMNGVMFPGNSPSYTDRSNINGPGTPRPVNRPKVSLSAPMTTNGLPENTEGKESNLQLTEEKTHSDSSTSESEGTQVNPVKNKHSDEDPVEAEGHEVKRLKFDTEGEDRDPASQSSPGEMSSPVEEETGMPSAAQDKDRGNNSARQRCSEEEEEEEEEEEEEEEEEESFVTSQTITPERKDQEKETDEALTVSEETSEESNQMEESVPSQEDKDLRSEDSENTRPVSSGAACSEPEELGTYASESREIPSESPMENSDEATDVAEEPMEQD; encoded by the exons GATTCAGTGGTCCCAATTTAAAggctattttattttcaaattggAGAAGGTAATGGATGATTTCAGAACATCAGCTCCTGAACCAAGAGGTCCTCCTAATCCTAATGTTGAATATATTCCCTTTgatgaaatgaaggaaagaattctgaaaattgtCACTGGATTCAATGg TATTCCCTTTACTATTCAGCGACTTTGTGAATTGCTAACAGATCCAAGGAGGAACTATACTGGAACAGACAAATTTCTCAGAGGAGTAGAAAAG AATGTGATGGTTGTTAGCTGTGTATACCCATCTTCAGA GAAAAACAGTTCTAACAGCTTAAATCGGATGAATGGTGTTATGTTTCCTGGAAACTCACCAAGTTACACCGACAG GTCTAACATTAATGGTCCTGGAACTCCCAGACCAGTAAACCGACCAAAGGTTTCTTTGTCAGCCCCTATGACAACAAATGGTTTGCCTGAGAACACAGAAGGTAAAGAGTCAAATTTGCAACTTACTGAGGAGAAAACCCACAG TGATTCATCAACATCTGAATCAGAAGGTACCCAAGTGAATCCTGTCAAAAATAAACACTCTGATGAAGACCCTGTGGAAGCTGAGGGACATGAGGTAAAAAGACTCAAATTTGACACAGAAGGTGAAGACAGAGACCCAGCCAGCCAGAGTTCTCCTGGTGAGATGTCTTCAcctgtggaagaagaaacaggaaTGCCATCTGCAGCTCAGGATAAAGACAGAGGAAACAACTCTGCCAGACAGCGTTGttcagaagaggaagaggaggaggaggaggaagaagaggaggaggaggaagaggaag AATCTTTTGTGACCTCACAAACAATTACtccagaaagaaaagatcaagaaaaagagaCTGACGAGGCCTTGACTGTGAGTGAAGAGACTTCTGAGGAGAGTAATCAAATGGAGGAATCTGTTCCATCTCAGGAAGACAAAGATTTGCGTTCTGAAGACAGTGAAAATACCAGACCTGTAAGTAGTGGTGCTGCTTGCAGTGAACCCGAAGAATTAGGAACCTATGCCAGCGAAAGTCGAGAAATTCCATCCGAATCCCCAATGGAAAACAGTGATGAGGCCACAGACGTTGCAGAAGAACCTATGGAGCAGGACTAA